In Microbacterium pumilum, the following proteins share a genomic window:
- a CDS encoding metalloregulator ArsR/SmtB family transcription factor yields the protein MNETDVALDRAFAALADPIRRAIIARLSRGSATLGELAEPFAITLQAVSKHISVLEDAGLVWRTREAQRKPVHLDAAALERLTSWIDRYRLEAEAAYRRLDAVIAAAAAGPPRITDDPGTGSPRREGETR from the coding sequence ATGAACGAAACGGATGTGGCACTCGACCGGGCCTTTGCCGCGCTGGCAGACCCGATCCGGCGGGCGATCATCGCTCGCTTGAGCCGGGGCTCCGCCACGCTCGGCGAACTCGCGGAGCCGTTCGCCATCACGCTCCAGGCCGTGTCGAAGCACATCTCGGTGCTCGAGGACGCGGGCCTGGTGTGGCGGACGCGCGAGGCGCAGCGCAAGCCCGTTCATCTCGACGCGGCCGCACTCGAGCGACTCACCTCGTGGATCGACCGCTATCGCCTCGAAGCCGAGGCGGCGTATCGCCGGCTCGACGCCGTCATCGCGGCGGCCGCGGCTGGACCCCCTCGCATCACCGACGACCCCGGGACGGGGTCACCACGAAGAGAAGGAGAAACACGATGA